In the genome of Pseudanabaena mucicola str. Chao 1806, the window GCAGCACTTCCCAGTAATAATAAAGATCTTCTAGGTTATCCCACAGATTAAGTTCCCTAAAGGTACGACCGATGATTATATTTTGGTCAGCTTCCATAAAACGGCATAGACTCTGATTGACATATAAGCATCTACCCTCTGCCAAGGTGGAAATCCATGCTGGATCAGGGCTAAACTGAAAAATAGTAGAAAATTTAGCTTCTGATTCACGTAGAGATTGATTAACTTGATCAAAAGATTGATAAAACTGCTCAGTTATCCAATTAAAAGATCGAGCAAGAGTATTTAGTTCGGTGATCGCATTGTCCTCTGGTAAAGCTTGCCAATCACCCTTAACTAGCTCTTCACTGGCTTTGCCGAGACGCATAATTGGAGTCGTGATCCAGCGAGCAAGCAATAGCCCAAGCCCCGTGGATACAACTAAAGTCAGAATACATAACCAAAAAGTTCTATTCGCATTTTCCTTAACCTCAGCCATAAAGTCTATTTCAGGAATCACGATCACTGCTAGCCAATCTAAATCCTGATTGCTGAGATCCCTCTTGAGAGGCACAACTTGTAAAAAATAATGTACTCCTTCCTTCTCAAATCGTAATTGTTGACGTTCTTTAATATTGTCGATTCCTCCAAATTTTTCTGTCAGATACTGAGCAGTAATTCTTGTGAGAGAGTTTTGACTATTCAAAACACTAATGCGGCGATTATTTGGATCTTCATTTTGGGCAGTATTTTCTATTGATGGTGCAATTAAGCCTTGACGAAAGGGAATTTCACCCGTAGACATACCGATCATTAGACCATTACGCTCAATCACAAAGGCTTGTCCTGTTTTACCAACTTTGAGCTTTTGTAAGATGTCTCCCAAATGAGTCAAGGAAACAGATGCACCCAAGACACCTTGAAATTGATCATAGCGATCGCTAAATGGTAAAAGATTTACTGCAATTAGAGAAGGTTGATCAGGATTTGCTAGGGAAATATTAATTCTCCAAACAGCTCTTCTAGCATTTTTAGCCTGTCCATACCAAGGGTGATTAGGTGGATCATTGTGGGGGTCGTAGGTTACAGAACGTCTAACTAGCTGCTGCCGATTACCTGCTAAATCGGCAAGATAAGTGTCCAAATTGTCATTTGTAGATTGATCTCTTACACGAATGATACGAGAACTATTCTCTAGATTTTCAACCATGAGAATTTCCTTTTGTTCTGTGGTGATCGTAATAGAAGATATATCCGTAAATATTTGAGATTGCTGCCAAAAATATTTTTCTACGATTGCCAGATTTTGCCAATCGAGCAGCCCCTGTTTAATGTTTGCCGCATTAATTTGATTTATTTCTGTAGGCTTGCGTAGACAGCTATGGAGGCCTTGATCAATGCGATCGCTGACCTCTTGCATAATTTGATTAGCTAATTTATCAGTTGCTATTTCACCACTGCGATAAGACAAATAGCCTACAAGTCCCACTGCTCCAACAATCTGTACCACAAAGGGTACAAGAATGATCCAATACAGGGAGATGTTTCCCCAACCAAGGCGTTTATAAAAGTTTGGAGAAGACATCATGGACTAATAAGTAAAAAAAGCCTTGATGATTTTACCTTGATATTTTGGCGATCATTAACGGTTTCTTAAGTAGGGCGAACAAACCATAAACTTCGCTTACCATCATGGGAGATGCAATCAAGAATAAGGTTTTTGATGCGAACGGGTAGACGACCTGTCCGACGTGCACGGCGTAGACTACTGGGAGAGCATTCCATAATCTTAGCAATTTCTATTGTTGACCAGAGTCGCGTAAATAAATCATCAGGGAAAAAGGACATATTTTGGGCTAATTCTTTCCATGACTGCACGTAGGATTCAGTTGCCTCTGTATGTTGGATTACTGTCTCACTGTCAACACTACTACTATTTATCTCAGTAAGGTCATGGGGACGTGCATCTAACTCTCCAAAAATTTCAGTATCAATATAAACTTGGACGTTTAGTATGTCATCCCAACTTTTAAGAAAGTCTTCATCATTTTCTAATTCTGAGTTGTAGGAATAATCGGTTAAATCTTGATTTTTTACTGTTGGGTAATTCTGATCGTCTTTAGCTACTGCAATCATATTTTTAACAGCTTCTAGGACATTTTGTTTATCGTGATGATGATAGAGATAGATAATTTCTCGAATCGATGATGCAAGCTCATTAGGCACGGCTAGCATTTCCGTATCTGATTGATGAGTTGGTTGTTGAGATGGATCGATCACAGGAAAGCCCTAAATAAAATTGCTGTAAAAATATGAAATATTTTCAACAAATCAGTAATTTTAAAAGTATAACGCTAGTCTCAATAGAGACAACAAATATTCGTTGATTTATCGATAGGCAAAAGTACATATGCTGACATCTAACTTAGAAATTGATTCTCCATTCACTAATAAATTTCCAATTATTTATTCTGACATTTTCTTAGAACATAATACAGGAAATTATCATCCAGAAAAAGCAGGTAGACTTACTGCCATAGTTGATACTTTGAAAAATTCGGCGATCGCCCCACAGTTAGTTTGGCAGGAACCAACTTCCATCAAAGCACGACAGCGATCGGGATTAGATATCTTACTAGAAGTGCGTCGCTTTCACACTCAGGAATATATCGAGGCTCTTCGTCAGTTAACCAATCAAGGTGGTGGCTATATTGACGGAGATACAATCGCTTCTTGGCAAAGTTACGATGTGGCTCTTTTAGCCGTTAGTGCATGGCTCGATGGTGTGGATATAGTGATTAAATCTGGTCGCCCTGCATTTGTTTTAGCACGCCCCCCTGGTCATCACGCCCGTGCCCATACAGGAATGGGTTTTTGCATTTTTGGTAATGCGGCGATCGCGGCGATGTCAGCCATTGCTCGCTTAAATCTTCAGCGTGTCGCTATTCTCGATTGGGACGTGCATCATGGTAACGGTACACAGGAAGCAGTATGGAATCGCCATGATATTGCCTATATTTCTACGCATCAATCACCTTTTTATCCTATGACAGGGCATCAAGATGAAACGGGCGAACATGAAAATATTTTGAATATTCCTATGCGAGTAAACTCAACTATTGCTGACTATTTACCAATATTTGAACAGCAAATCATCCCATTTCTGAAAAACTTTAACCCCGACCTACTAATCGTCAGTGCAGGTTTTGATGCCAATGCTGACGATCCCCTTGCAAGTATTTTGCTAAAGCCAGAGGATTTCGGTACTTTGACCAAGCTTTGTCTAGAGGTAACGCCCAAAATCTTATTTGGTCTAGAAGGTGGTTATGACTTTAACAGCCTTTCGCGATCGGTCGTTAGTGTCATTGAGCAATGCCTAAACTAATTTTTCATTAACAAACTCAATCAAGCTAGAAAGAGGCGAAATAAAGTTAGTGGCTTGAGGATCAATCGGTTTACCAATAAATGCGCGATCGAAAAACTTAAACATTCCCCTGTGTTGGGGATTATTAATCTCGTTATAAAAGTTAACCGTTACAAAACAAACTAGAGGCACTGTTGGCGGATTATAAGAGATTTCATATTTATCACGCACCTCACAATCTGACATGGCAATTTCCATCAAAAGCTTCCATTTATATGTTTGCCCTGCACGTTCTCTTAATGAAGTTTTAAGGGATAAAATAATGCATTTATTTAAATCTTGATTTTCCTTGAGAGAATAAATCACTAAATCCATATCTGGCTTTTGTGTCTCATCTCCGACATTAATAGTAGAAATTTTCTCAAATCCTGATATTTGAGATTTCTTAGCTGTTATATAAATACCTTCAGATATATTTCCAATTAACTTGTTTTGTATAAAAATATAAATAATTATATTTGAGAAAGCATTACCAACAATACTTTTACGGGCTTGAGATTTATCCTCAATTTCTGAGTTTGCTATTCTTTTATCTAGAAGTTTTTCTACATCATTTTGAGCATCTCTAAGAATTTCATTTAAATGATCTAGTACTTCAATCCAGCCAATATCAGGACTTGAGGCTGATGCGACCCAAGCATCTACTTTTTGCTGAATTATTGGCATATAGTAGATTTTTGATAAACCTTTTAAAAATTTTGCTTCATCTTTACTAGGAACTATTTCCGCCATTAACTTAACCTAAAGCACCTGTTTTCTGATGATAGGAAATCTGATTTTCAAATAGTTTTAGCTGTAAAGGGGAACGTGTAGGATAGGTTAAAACTTTTTGATTTTGCATAGCTGATACAATTTCATTAGCGATCGCTTGAACTACAGGAACTGCAATAGAGTTACCAAACTGTTTATAAGCTCTTGTGTCACTAGTAACAATTTTGAATGTCTCAGGAAATCCCATTAGTCGGGCGCATTCCCTTGGGGTTAAACGTCGAGGATTCTTACCAATTTGAGGGATCAGAATTTCGGAACCATCTTTGTAATATCTTGCACTTAAAGTTCTTGATATTCCATCAATATCGACTAGACCAAATCCAAATCCATTACCTTTAGCTCGATGTTTTTCTGCATAGTTTTGCAAATATTTCCAAAGATTATCAGTGAGTGTGTACTTATCATCTACATTATCTTCCAAAATATCTCGAATTTTGGGATGCTTATTTACTAAAGTTGGAAATTTAAAAATGATTGGCTCAAGAAACCCGACAATAAATATACGTTCTCGGTGTTGTGGAACGAGGGCAGCAGCATCAAAAATTTGGTGATAAACATAGTAACCAAGTTCTTCCAAGGTTTCTTTAATTACTGCAAATGTTCTACCGCGATCATGACTTACTAAATTTTTAACATTTTCTAATAAAAAAGCTTTAGGTCTTTTATCTCTAATAATTCTTGCTACTTCAAAAAACAGAGTGCCTTGGGTCGGATGCTCAAACCCATGATCATTGCCTAAAGAATTATGTTTACTTACTCCAGCAATACTAAATGGTTGACAGGGAAACCCGCCAATTAAAATGTCATGATCTGGAATTTGATCAGATGATATTTGGGTTATATCGCCTTTAGGCTGTTCGTTAAAATTAGCAAAATAAGTTAGTTGTGAAAATTTGTCCCACTCTGAGGAAAAGTTACATTTTGCGCCAGCACTTTCAAAGGCAAGGCGCATCCCACCAATGCCAGCAAACAAATCTATAAACTTAAGGCTAGGCATATTTATCAAGTCTCACTAAAGATATGCTTTCGACACCATATCAGGTAAATCTTAAAAATATCGCACATTATTTAAGCAAGAAAAAAGGGAACCACTTTGTGACTCCCTTTTTTGAATTGTCTAGCCTTCTTTGTTGATGAAGGGAAGCAGTGCAACAACACGAGCTTGTTTAATTGCAGTTGTCAGAGCGCGTTGTTGCTTTGCGGTCAAGCCTGTAATACGACGGGGAAGAATTTTGCCACGTTCGGTGATGTACTTACGCAGTAATTCGACATCTTTATAGTCGATTTTGGCAGCAGGCGCGATCGGAGAGAGGCGCTTACGATAAAAAGAAGAGTTTATTGCCATGATGGGATTATGCGGTTTAAATTATGGGGATTAACAGACTATTTGATTTCAATTA includes:
- the dcm gene encoding DNA (cytosine-5-)-methyltransferase; this translates as MPSLKFIDLFAGIGGMRLAFESAGAKCNFSSEWDKFSQLTYFANFNEQPKGDITQISSDQIPDHDILIGGFPCQPFSIAGVSKHNSLGNDHGFEHPTQGTLFFEVARIIRDKRPKAFLLENVKNLVSHDRGRTFAVIKETLEELGYYVYHQIFDAAALVPQHRERIFIVGFLEPIIFKFPTLVNKHPKIRDILEDNVDDKYTLTDNLWKYLQNYAEKHRAKGNGFGFGLVDIDGISRTLSARYYKDGSEILIPQIGKNPRRLTPRECARLMGFPETFKIVTSDTRAYKQFGNSIAVPVVQAIANEIVSAMQNQKVLTYPTRSPLQLKLFENQISYHQKTGALG
- a CDS encoding helix-turn-helix transcriptional regulator, translated to MIDPSQQPTHQSDTEMLAVPNELASSIREIIYLYHHHDKQNVLEAVKNMIAVAKDDQNYPTVKNQDLTDYSYNSELENDEDFLKSWDDILNVQVYIDTEIFGELDARPHDLTEINSSSVDSETVIQHTEATESYVQSWKELAQNMSFFPDDLFTRLWSTIEIAKIMECSPSSLRRARRTGRLPVRIKNLILDCISHDGKRSLWFVRPT
- the rpsR gene encoding 30S ribosomal protein S18; its protein translation is MAINSSFYRKRLSPIAPAAKIDYKDVELLRKYITERGKILPRRITGLTAKQQRALTTAIKQARVVALLPFINKEG
- a CDS encoding histone deacetylase family protein, with translation MLTSNLEIDSPFTNKFPIIYSDIFLEHNTGNYHPEKAGRLTAIVDTLKNSAIAPQLVWQEPTSIKARQRSGLDILLEVRRFHTQEYIEALRQLTNQGGGYIDGDTIASWQSYDVALLAVSAWLDGVDIVIKSGRPAFVLARPPGHHARAHTGMGFCIFGNAAIAAMSAIARLNLQRVAILDWDVHHGNGTQEAVWNRHDIAYISTHQSPFYPMTGHQDETGEHENILNIPMRVNSTIADYLPIFEQQIIPFLKNFNPDLLIVSAGFDANADDPLASILLKPEDFGTLTKLCLEVTPKILFGLEGGYDFNSLSRSVVSVIEQCLN
- a CDS encoding BsaWI family type II restriction enzyme, with the protein product MAEIVPSKDEAKFLKGLSKIYYMPIIQQKVDAWVASASSPDIGWIEVLDHLNEILRDAQNDVEKLLDKRIANSEIEDKSQARKSIVGNAFSNIIIYIFIQNKLIGNISEGIYITAKKSQISGFEKISTINVGDETQKPDMDLVIYSLKENQDLNKCIILSLKTSLRERAGQTYKWKLLMEIAMSDCEVRDKYEISYNPPTVPLVCFVTVNFYNEINNPQHRGMFKFFDRAFIGKPIDPQATNFISPLSSLIEFVNEKLV
- a CDS encoding ATP-binding protein; amino-acid sequence: MMSSPNFYKRLGWGNISLYWIILVPFVVQIVGAVGLVGYLSYRSGEIATDKLANQIMQEVSDRIDQGLHSCLRKPTEINQINAANIKQGLLDWQNLAIVEKYFWQQSQIFTDISSITITTEQKEILMVENLENSSRIIRVRDQSTNDNLDTYLADLAGNRQQLVRRSVTYDPHNDPPNHPWYGQAKNARRAVWRINISLANPDQPSLIAVNLLPFSDRYDQFQGVLGASVSLTHLGDILQKLKVGKTGQAFVIERNGLMIGMSTGEIPFRQGLIAPSIENTAQNEDPNNRRISVLNSQNSLTRITAQYLTEKFGGIDNIKERQQLRFEKEGVHYFLQVVPLKRDLSNQDLDWLAVIVIPEIDFMAEVKENANRTFWLCILTLVVSTGLGLLLARWITTPIMRLGKASEELVKGDWQALPEDNAITELNTLARSFNWITEQFYQSFDQVNQSLRESEAKFSTIFQFSPDPAWISTLAEGRCLYVNQSLCRFMEADQNIIIGRTFRELNLWDNLEDLYYYWEVLRQEGRIEDFEVVVRTAMRNPKTVLISAICTYLDGQDCVIGIMKDISDRKKTEIELQESRAKLNAAYTEQNILFNAMSDVVLVRNSEGICIKIVATKDLNLKGTREDVLGKPIYDELPYETANIIVKTIQTALKNKQIENCEYKLEIDERELWFAASISPLTEDTVLQISRDITERKQSEIILAKAKEAAEAATKAKSEFLANMSHEIRTPMNGVLVMAQLLATSELTIDQQELVQTIIDSGDILLTIINDILDFSKIESGMLEIEQREFILEDVINSVISLMHSQAENKHIHLYSIHNHLPDSVIGDSSRLRQILINLVGNAIKFTTKGSISLTVNAIPLPDTPQYELKFVITDTGIGIQGDHLVNLFQAFTQADTSISRRYGGTGLGLAISRRLVELMGGTIWVESFGQVGGNPPSGWRLDCITQGATFYFVIHVGSNITM